In Porites lutea chromosome 9, jaPorLute2.1, whole genome shotgun sequence, a single window of DNA contains:
- the LOC140947898 gene encoding cyclic GMP-AMP synthase-like receptor, with protein sequence MQVPNEPFSKFFKEKVSLSQKDIMENSETVNNFIQKILAAVRERDAKFALRVLNTGSYYERLKVCRPCEFDVMVVFDAHRIERFFDVKCPSRPRDTSGYASVELKTWVEEGRSLWGEFLTSDGKYLSPRKVVRRFFSLVLESVAAMEKKQKQRISNLKEPKGPAVTFTIDRKIDVDLVLSLEISGWPSCAKRWGVFATKRTWPKQEEVEQIKLIDPRFHLVAKPCPAEQSEAAKSQKFWRISFSEAEKTLLSKAGDGCEKQYFRIAKAIFEGNKDHLKPLTSYYLKTLFLDLRSQNPRAINKENLGINVVKFFSSLIARLRRGQLKHYFVRDVDLLSRIKNPEKRLDLASKLEVIVKKLIRDPEKILSQLKI encoded by the exons ATGCAAGTCCCCAACGaaccattttcaaaattttttaaagaaaaggtcTCTTTATCTCAAAAAGATATAATGGAGAATTCGGAAACTGTAAACAATTTCATTCAGAAGATTTTAGCTGCGGTACGCGAGAGAGACGCCAAGTTTGCTCTAAGAGTACTCAATACAG GTAGCTACTACGAGCGACTGAAAGTTTGTCGTCCGTGTGAATTTGATGTTATGGTTGTGTTTGATGCTCATCGTATCGAACGGTTTTTTGATGTGAAGTGTCCATCAAGACCACGTGACACATCAGGTTACGCAAGTGTTGAATTGAAGACATGGGTGGAAGAGGGAAGAAGTCTATGGGGAGAATTTCTCACGAGTGATGGAAAATATCTATCGCCTAGGAAAGTTGTAAGGCGTTTCTTTTCTTTAGTACTAGAAAGCGTGGCAGCGatggaaaaaaagcaaaaacaacgtATCTCCAATCTGAAAGAGCCCAAGGGTCCAGCCGTAACATTTACTATAGACCGTAAAATTGATGTGGATCTTGTGTTAAGCTTGGAGATCTCAGGCTGGCCGAGTTGTGCAAAACGCTGGGGAGTCTTCGCTACAAAGAGGACTTGGCCAAAACAGGAAGAAGTGGAGCAAATTAAGCTCATAGATCCCAGGTTTCATCTCGTGGCAAAACCGTGTCCTGCAGAGCAGAGCGAAGCTGCAAAGTCGCAAAAGTTCTGGCGGATTTCTTTTTCGGAAGCAGAGAAGACACTCTTGAGCAAGGCTGGTGATGGCTGCGAAAAACAATACTTTAGAATTGCAAAGGCGATTTTTGAGGGCAACAAAGACCATTTAAAACCTCTGACGTCGTATTATTTGAAAACATTATTCCTTGACTTGCGTTCTCAGAATCCACGAGCCATTAACAAGGAAAACCTGGGAATTAACGTAGtcaagtttttttcaagtttgattGCTCGTTTGAGACGAGGACAACTTAAGCATTACTTTGTTCGTGACGTAGACCTGCTTTCGAGGATTAAAAATCCGGAAAAGCGATTAGATCTGGCGTCAAAATTGGAGGTCATCGTTAAGAAACTCATCCGCGACCCGGAAAAAATTCTGAGCCAACTTAAAATATAA